From Fimbriimonadaceae bacterium, the proteins below share one genomic window:
- a CDS encoding RNA polymerase sigma factor: MEKALERGKEGRLRATQASMLPSEPGRRKALFLSLVHTNEPTLIRVARRLCRSRDDADDVVQEAIVSAYKAFMAGRFQDLPNFRPWMLTIVRNTFLRGERTRRRWVLTDGETLAALRESKREPPATTDREYDLEQALMALNDEQRLCVELVYFEQLEYAEIAAMLQIPIGTVRSRLARARYSMYESLTESERARSEP; the protein is encoded by the coding sequence CTGCGCGCGACGCAGGCCTCGATGCTGCCTTCCGAGCCGGGCCGGCGAAAGGCGCTCTTTCTCTCGCTGGTCCACACGAACGAGCCGACCCTGATCCGAGTGGCCCGCCGGCTCTGCCGTTCGCGCGACGATGCCGACGACGTGGTGCAGGAGGCGATCGTCTCCGCGTACAAGGCGTTCATGGCCGGCCGCTTCCAGGACCTACCGAACTTCAGGCCGTGGATGCTGACGATCGTGCGCAACACGTTTCTGCGCGGAGAGCGTACGCGGCGCCGCTGGGTGTTGACGGACGGGGAGACGTTGGCCGCCCTGCGCGAGTCCAAGAGGGAGCCCCCGGCGACGACGGACCGCGAGTACGACCTCGAGCAGGCGCTGATGGCGTTGAACGACGAACAGAGGCTTTGCGTCGAGCTCGTCTACTTCGAGCAGTTGGAGTACGCCGAGATTGCGGCGATGCTGCAGATTCCGATCGGGACCGTGCGCTCGAGGTTGGCGCGCGCGCGCTACTCGATGTACGAGTCGCTCACGGAATCCGAGCGAGCGAGGAGCGAACCATGA